One window of the Candidatus Zixiibacteriota bacterium genome contains the following:
- a CDS encoding DUF116 domain-containing protein, with the protein MTRKTPPTFLLKDDFYSKLEQFTSEVLEKGLALFEDEFKNIDTFYERACSDGTARDDHQFRRTPRPFYLLEALAFQLYDRSRRKSFNSAKNTVIILPQCLSLMQEKCQRKKTRYGKVCDRCVPNCQINKIMQLADRYGVAGYFSQRKLEEQLRRLQKKYRSLSVIGISCILTLASGMRTAGELGVPARGVFLNFTGCRHWSDTPFATETALDRVEMILREKYELSDSSA; encoded by the coding sequence ATGACCCGCAAGACGCCCCCGACCTTTCTGCTGAAGGATGACTTCTATAGCAAGCTGGAGCAGTTTACATCAGAGGTATTGGAAAAAGGGTTGGCGCTCTTTGAAGATGAATTCAAGAATATCGACACTTTTTATGAAAGGGCCTGTTCCGACGGCACGGCTCGTGATGACCATCAGTTTCGCCGCACCCCCCGGCCGTTTTATCTGCTGGAGGCGCTCGCTTTTCAGCTTTACGACCGGTCCCGAAGAAAATCCTTTAATTCAGCGAAGAATACGGTCATAATCCTGCCGCAATGTCTCTCCTTGATGCAGGAGAAATGCCAGCGAAAGAAGACTCGCTACGGCAAGGTCTGCGACCGCTGTGTTCCCAACTGCCAGATAAACAAAATCATGCAGCTGGCCGACCGTTATGGTGTTGCGGGGTATTTTTCGCAGAGGAAACTGGAGGAGCAGCTGCGGCGGCTGCAGAAAAAATACCGGTCTCTGTCGGTAATTGGCATCTCCTGTATTTTGACGCTGGCATCCGGTATGCGCACTGCCGGCGAGCTGGGCGTTCCGGCGCGTGGAGTTTTCCTCAATTTTACCGGCTGCCGTCACTGGAGCGACACTCCCTTCGCCACCGAGACCGCCCTTGATAGAGTCGAAATGATTTTAAGGGAAAAATATGAATTATCTGATTCGTCCGCTTGA
- a CDS encoding GNAT family N-acetyltransferase: MNYLIRPLDASDYDNLIALWDRSGLPYRPRGRDSREAIAAEVKRMETCFLGMFDGARMIGAIIGTSDGRKGWINRLAIDPDYRGRRLAGVLIEECEKSLREQGLKVIAALIEDENLPSIAAFKRAGYHYHPEIFYFSKRETDDD; the protein is encoded by the coding sequence ATGAATTATCTGATTCGTCCGCTTGATGCCTCCGATTATGACAATCTGATTGCGCTGTGGGACCGCTCGGGGCTGCCGTATCGTCCCCGGGGACGTGATTCCCGCGAAGCGATTGCGGCTGAGGTCAAGCGGATGGAAACCTGTTTTCTGGGAATGTTTGATGGCGCCCGGATGATCGGGGCGATAATAGGCACATCGGACGGCCGTAAAGGGTGGATTAACCGGCTGGCAATCGACCCGGATTATCGCGGGAGACGGCTTGCCGGAGTTTTAATTGAGGAGTGCGAGAAATCCTTGAGAGAGCAAGGGCTCAAGGTCATTGCGGCGCTGATTGAAGACGAGAATCTGCCGTCGATTGCCGCCTTCAAAAGGGCCGGATATCACTACCACCCCGAGATATTTTACTTCTCCAAAAGAGAAACCGATGACGACTGA
- a CDS encoding TlpA disulfide reductase family protein, producing MIRYIGIIFSLALLLSLGSCSSDNKDTSGNPGYNQSGKQSEVTFAVYDVFGKARNYEEFKGKGPLVVNFWGTWCPPCRRELPDLKKIYAEYRPQGLEMIGMAVNDSPGKVRQFAAENGMDWVMLMANDDAIQSFQLGAGIPVTIFIDRQGKEVSRLIGARVYEDFKKEIAKII from the coding sequence ATGATTAGATATATAGGTATAATCTTCTCGCTGGCATTGCTGTTGTCTCTTGGCAGCTGCTCTTCGGATAACAAAGATACCTCCGGCAATCCGGGATATAATCAATCTGGAAAGCAGTCGGAGGTGACCTTTGCGGTTTATGACGTATTCGGGAAAGCGCGTAACTATGAAGAATTCAAAGGTAAAGGTCCGCTGGTTGTCAACTTCTGGGGAACCTGGTGCCCCCCCTGCCGCCGGGAACTTCCCGACCTGAAGAAGATTTACGCGGAATACAGGCCGCAGGGGCTGGAGATGATTGGAATGGCGGTAAACGATTCCCCCGGCAAAGTGCGTCAGTTCGCCGCCGAAAACGGGATGGACTGGGTAATGCTGATGGCAAACGATGATGCTATCCAGTCGTTCCAACTGGGAGCCGGGATTCCGGTAACTATATTTATAGACCGGCAGGGAAAAGAGGTCTCCCGTCTTATCGGCGCCCGCGTCTATGAGGACTTTAAGAAGGAAATAGCCAAAATAATTTAG
- a CDS encoding thioredoxin fold domain-containing protein, with product MLRKMFIPALLVLLAASLPAQDNGEKKSKDTSSSIDTTKISWVSYDQGLKLAKSSGKHIMAYFTTKWCGYCKKMQKEAFVDPEVIKYLNSHFISIWIDAESNKELDIDGYKITEQKLSQAEYRVGGYPTFWFLKPNTDRIAPAPGYKSTEQFLDILYFVKDDLYEKMSFADYIKNGGRNKKN from the coding sequence ATGCTTAGAAAGATGTTTATCCCGGCTTTGCTGGTCCTGCTGGCGGCATCGCTGCCGGCTCAGGATAATGGGGAAAAGAAATCCAAAGACACTTCCTCCTCCATTGATACCACCAAAATAAGCTGGGTCTCATATGACCAGGGACTTAAATTGGCCAAGTCGAGCGGCAAGCATATCATGGCTTATTTCACTACCAAGTGGTGCGGTTACTGCAAGAAGATGCAGAAAGAGGCTTTTGTTGACCCGGAAGTAATCAAATATTTGAATAGCCATTTTATCAGTATCTGGATAGATGCCGAATCAAATAAAGAACTCGATATCGACGGCTATAAAATTACCGAGCAGAAACTCTCGCAGGCGGAGTATCGTGTCGGGGGGTATCCCACCTTCTGGTTCCTGAAACCAAATACCGACCGTATCGCTCCGGCGCCGGGATATAAATCGACCGAGCAGTTTCTGGACATTCTCTATTTTGTCAAAGACGACCTCTATGAAAAAATGTCCTTTGCCGACTATATCAAGAACGGCGGACGAAACAAGAAGAACTGA